In a single window of the Euwallacea fornicatus isolate EFF26 chromosome 5, ASM4011564v1, whole genome shotgun sequence genome:
- the LOC136339006 gene encoding uncharacterized protein — MPNSPEADELLCCCTCEDGTDVTKDIQKCFLYVEGTERDKTLSENDRVLTETVWYHMKPSKLCITDCRPTVTARQVQIKRIQLQGKRKLAGGEEEVRTKEKGKVGITKKKSSVRYLSDTTMASHFFP, encoded by the coding sequence ATGCCGAACAGCCCAGAAGCGGACGAGCTGCTGTGCTGCTGCACCTGTGAAGATGGCACGGATGTCACCAAAGACATCCAGAAGTGTTTCCTCTACGTTGAAGGCACCGAGCGGGATAAAACCCTGTCTGAAAACGACAGAGTTCTTACTGAGACTGTGTGGTACCACATGAAGCCCTCAAAGCTCTGCATAACGGACTGCCGTCCGACAGTAACAGCCAGACAAGTGCAGATTAAGAGAATACAACTGCAAGGAAAGAGGAAGTTAGCAGGCGGTGAAGAGGAAGTTAGAACGAAGGAGAAGGGAAAAGTTGGTATTACCAAAAAGAAGTCTTCAGTTAGATACTTGTCCGATACTACTATGGCCagtcatttttttccataa